CGGCCGTAAAGCGAGTTCGCGCCGCATGTCTTCCAGGCGCACCGGAATTCCACCGATTTCGTAGGTGGTCTCTGCGGTAGTGCCGAACTCACGCGTGGGACACGAGCTGCAGATCTGCACGGCGACGTCGCCCAGATCCTTCTTCGGAAGCGTTATCGATTCCGCTTTCACTTCCTGCGCGACGTCACCCAGGTCGGCCGCTGGTGCAACGGATTGGGCCAATGTGGCGGCCAGGAGTGCTGTGGCAAATTTCTTGTACATGTGCGATCTCCAGCTGTTTAGGGCGCGGAAGCGCCTGGCAGCCAAGTAACGAGTTCACCGCCGCCCGAACCCAGCACATACGCGCCCTGCTCGTGCACGGACTGCGCATTGCGCTGGGAGACGCCGGTACTGTCGATGCGATAGTGAAGACCGACGAATTTGCCGGCGCTGTACCCCGGAATGTCGTTGTCTTCTCCCAGATAAGTCGAAGCGATCGTGTAGTTATCCTGCGGCAGCGCAGTGACCGCCTCGGCCGCGTTCGTGTGCGTCACGAAATCCTGGGGAACGGTCGCGAGCGCGCGAATCGCACGTTCAACACCGATTTCCGCGGCCTGGAATGCGCGTTCGCGATACTGCTCGTTACCCGCCATCACGAGCTCGGTGCTGGCGGTATTCACGGCGCTGACGGCGAGCACCGTGATGATCACCAGCAACATCAGGCCGATTACCAGGGCTGCGCCTTTCTGGCGATTCTTGCGAAAGTAGATAGCTCTCATGACGTGCTCACAGTGTCCGCGCGTTGCGCAGATAGATCGTTCTGGAAACCAGCGTACGGCGCACGCCAGCGGCGGCGCCCGACGGGGTGTAGCTGACACCCGCGTAGTTGTACGTGCGGGTGTCCGTGAAACTAACTTCGGGAGCGTCGGCACGAATTCGCAGCCAGACGCGCACCGCGACGATCTGCGCGCTGATGCCGGCGGGAATGGCAGTCGGCGAGTTGATCAACGCACTGTTCGGGGCTACCCAGCGGGAAATCAGTCCGTTGGGATTGTCAGGCACTGTATTGTTATCGA
This sequence is a window from Pseudomonadota bacterium. Protein-coding genes within it:
- a CDS encoding PilX N-terminal domain-containing pilus assembly protein; the encoded protein is MRAIYFRKNRQKGAALVIGLMLLVIITVLAVSAVNTASTELVMAGNEQYRERAFQAAEIGVERAIRALATVPQDFVTHTNAAEAVTALPQDNYTIASTYLGEDNDIPGYSAGKFVGLHYRIDSTGVSQRNAQSVHEQGAYVLGSGGGELVTWLPGASAP